CAATTCTCTTTTCAAGACCATCAATCCTCTTCTCGACGGACCCGAATTTCTCATCAATGGCGTTAAATCTGCTATCAATATATAACTTAAAATCATCAAACCTTTTATCAACGTATACTTTAAGGTCCTCGAACCCTTTATCCATATATCCCTTTAAATCGTCAACCCTCTTATCCACATAACCTTTTAAATTATCAAATCTATTATCAACATACCCCTTCAAGTTGTCGAATCCCTTATTAACATCTCCCCTCAGATCATCAAATCTTCTCATCATTAAGCTCATCGCCAGCATGGTGATCTCACTATCACTCAACCTCTTCCCCTCTGAAGCCTTCTTAATTATCCTAGATACAGCTTCCTCTAGAGCTCTTGAAATCAACTGCTCAACAGTCACTGAAGTAGCCATAGAAGCATCATTACCAAAATATGATGACTAAAAAAGCATTATAAATGTTGCGTGAAAAGTATGGAGTCAAAGAGAATGACTATGTTTTGGTTGAAGTTAGAGATGAAGAGCTTGCGATAATGAGGGCTCCAAGCATTGAGGAAACTTTGGAGTGGATTAAGCTTAGAAGGGGGGAATTAGAAGAGGAGTTTAATGAAGATATTCGTGGACACTAGCCCCATCCATCTAAACATTTTCCTTAAAGGAATATTCATTAAACTCGCAGTTGGCATCGTGATTGAAAATACTTATATTTAGGTAGCGATATGTTGCCTATCTTGAGTGTCTGTTTATGGGTGAATACGTTACTGTTTCCGTTAGAGTTAAGAGGGAATTGTTGGATGAAGCTAGGAGGCTTAACATAAATGTTTCTGAGCTTATTAGGGGTGCGCTTGAAAATGAAGTTCGTAGGCGCAGGTTAATGTTGCTTGAAGAGAAGTTGAAGGCTAAGAAGTCTATTCTCGAAAAGATCGACGTTGACATGGTTGTAAGGCTCATTAGGGAGGATAGAGGGAGATTGGAAAAGTAAAACATATATTTGTTTGATGTGTTTAGCTTAGTTAAAGTGCTTAATTAGTTTAAATAGATCTTTGGGGGGTTGGCGTTAATGGGGAGGGTTTTGGAGGAGTTTGTTTGGAGAATTAAGATTAGGAAGTTTATTAAGAGATGGAATAGGCTCCTCAGGGATGTGAAGCCTAGTGGGAAGGGGTTTTCAGTGGGAAGTGTAAGGGAGGATCGTGAAAATCATTAATGATTGGTTGTACTTTGTAATTGTAGTAGTGTTTTTATGGCGCATGTTAATGGTGTGAAGGCTTTTTCGAGTATTTCAACTTTAGCATTTCTTATAAGCTCTTTAACAACAGTCCCTCCCATTCTAGCCAACTTCATTCCACTAAACTCTCAATTACAGCTCTTGGATCAATTCCCTTTTCGAGGATTTCCTCAAGTTCA
This window of the Candidatus Methanomethylicota archaeon genome carries:
- a CDS encoding type II toxin-antitoxin system CcdA family antitoxin, which produces MGEYVTVSVRVKRELLDEARRLNINVSELIRGALENEVRRRRLMLLEEKLKAKKSILEKIDVDMVVRLIREDRGRLEK
- a CDS encoding VapB-type antitoxin; this encodes MGRVLEEFVWRIKIRKFIKRWNRLLRDVKPSGKGFSVGSVREDRENH